Part of the Panulirus ornatus isolate Po-2019 chromosome 28, ASM3632096v1, whole genome shotgun sequence genome, GAGTCCAAAGGAGATTTGTTGAGTTACTCATTTAAACACAGGGAAGATTAAGCTAGCGACTGTAGCTCGTGGACGTTTATACAAGACTGATCTTTTACAGAGCACTAAGAGAGACAGGTCTTGAGTCCAAAGCACACTGGAGGTCATATGCCTTGTGACATTCAACGACATTATGACACGAACCCTCACGTCTGCAGTCAACCACGACCATATCCAGTTTTTACTCAAGTGACACCACCATCGTCCTAGCCCATAGAATAAGTGTGCAGATCACTTCGTCAAGAATACTCCCCAAGAATTATGTTTTCTTAACCAGGCTCGTCCAGTCTTTATTTCTGCAGGGATTCTATCCCCTCACATCAGCCACGACTTTATCCCATAAGGAATATCACTCTAACATGCCGGGCGATGGTGTTACACAGTCCTCCTTCAACAGCCCATCACGTGCAGGCAATTGATTCCTTTCCCTTCACTCTCACTTATAACACTAGTCAGTCTTCCCTCATACCATCGCTACTCTGTGAGAGTTCTCTTTCTCCAGAACTGAATATTCATTCATCTCTTTAATGCCTCTTACTTTTCGCCTGTGGAATTCCCTAGTTCCCTTCCCTCTAACATCTTCACAACTACGTTCGTCTGTCATTATAAGTGTCTTAACCTGAGCACACCATCGTGTATCTCTGCCCTGGTACAGCATTTGCCGAGAAACTTCAATTCTGCGTCTCACAAACCGTTCCTATTTTCTAGCTGGACTTCCCCCGAAGGCGTGGAGTACTACATCAAGTACGTTGCTGATGACGATGGCTACCGTGTACTGGAGTCCAACGCTGTCCCCGCCAGCGCCGACGGCATGAAGGCCGATGGTGCTCAGGGATCCTTCGTGTCGCTTGAGGACCTCGATGACGATAGGAAGTAAATCTCCCGTTATCAACACCATACCAACGTCACGATCAAATGTTGTCAGTATCATCGAGAGGCTGGCAACGGGAGGAACCTCCCTCACCAAACTTATGGAACATTTTGAGCCAACTGGACTTTCGCTGGACAGCTCCAGCTGCCAGTTGGTTAATACCTGGTTGTacaatcatctctatcatatgtctttacTCTCTTTCATCTCATGTCTGATTTCcttcattatttatcatgataCAGTTTGAAGAATAAAAGTGAAGAGCAATTTCAGCTTGAATCCATCCCCATTGGCATCTGATCTGGTAACGTCTCATTACCGGGGCTGTTTGATAATAAGAGATTCCGGAGAATTATGAACCAATTATCTACCCTGGAGGAAGAAATAGTGTTTtcgctcctcctcttcatcatttttatcattttccttcttctgattattattatttagctAGTCTGCTTAGTAAGTAaatatggatcatgttgaggcgtccggggattggtggaatgcatgtatagtgccgctGTGTTAGAgcgaaaggggaaaaaggtgaggctacagaggtatagatttgcTAACTGTatctgggaagttgtatgggaaagtggtgagtgagagggtgaaggtatgcacagagcatcagatctaggaagaacaatatggtttcaggatcGTTAGAGGAAgagtggaccaggtgtttccttCAAAGAATTCGAGAGAGAAAtgcttaaagaaacagatggaaatGTATCTCGAGAAAGCACATGACGGGGTTAACGAAGATGCctttaatat contains:
- the LOC139757851 gene encoding uncharacterized protein isoform X1 — its product is MKCTVLVLLCLAALVAARPDSVIDIDLDDIHHDLDIADDTSVTGTYSWTSPEGVEYYIKYVADDDGYRVLESNAVPASADGMKADGAQGSFVSLEDLDDDRK